A genomic window from Centroberyx gerrardi isolate f3 chromosome 14, fCenGer3.hap1.cur.20231027, whole genome shotgun sequence includes:
- the ppp1r12b gene encoding protein phosphatase 1 regulatory subunit 12B isoform X2, with product MSSYYPRTKDLARTRKSLSDSPPSSPSPTAKNFRHDRVARLDSSGGDSTTDKPLGRTSSYTRRETRLAALNKQEEDSGTKDYRKMYQDALRENEKLKSRLQDSKQELARIRSQLEKVTQKQDRISERSSVLESEKREKQALEKRVSDMEDELKQEAPMRFRCGYQP from the exons ATGTCATCCTACTACCCACGCACCAAGGATCTGGCTCGCACCAGGAAGTCACTGTCAGATTCCCCACCGTCCTCACCTTCCCCTACAGCCAAAAACTTCAGA catgACAGAGTGGCAAG ATTGGACTCCAGTGGAGGAGACAGCACAACAGACAAACCGTTAGGCCGCACCAGCTCCTACACCCGGAGGGAGACCAGACTGGCCGCACTCAATAAGCAGGAGGAAGACTCCGGTACCAAGGACTATAGGAAG ATGTATCAGGATGCCTTGCGTGAGAATGAGAAGCTCAAGTCCAGGTTGCAGGACAGCAAACAAGAGCTGGCCAGGATACGTTCACAGCTGGAGAAAGTCACTCAG AAACAAGACAGAATATCTGAGAGATCCTCTGTACTTGAATCAGAGAAAAGG GAAAAACAGGCTCTTGAGAAAAGAGTGTCAGACATGGAGGACGAGTTAAAG CAGGAAGCCCCAATGCGGTTCCGCTGTGGGTACCAGCCCTGA
- the ppp1r12b gene encoding protein phosphatase 1 regulatory subunit 12B isoform X1: protein MSSYYPRTKDLARTRKSLSDSPPSSPSPTAKNFRHDRVARLDSSGGDSTTDKPLGRTSSYTRRETRLAALNKQEEDSGTKDYRKMYQDALRENEKLKSRLQDSKQELARIRSQLEKVTQKQDRISERSSVLESEKREKQALEKRVSDMEDELKILTELKSDNQRLKDENGALIRVISKLSK, encoded by the exons ATGTCATCCTACTACCCACGCACCAAGGATCTGGCTCGCACCAGGAAGTCACTGTCAGATTCCCCACCGTCCTCACCTTCCCCTACAGCCAAAAACTTCAGA catgACAGAGTGGCAAG ATTGGACTCCAGTGGAGGAGACAGCACAACAGACAAACCGTTAGGCCGCACCAGCTCCTACACCCGGAGGGAGACCAGACTGGCCGCACTCAATAAGCAGGAGGAAGACTCCGGTACCAAGGACTATAGGAAG ATGTATCAGGATGCCTTGCGTGAGAATGAGAAGCTCAAGTCCAGGTTGCAGGACAGCAAACAAGAGCTGGCCAGGATACGTTCACAGCTGGAGAAAGTCACTCAG AAACAAGACAGAATATCTGAGAGATCCTCTGTACTTGAATCAGAGAAAAGG GAAAAACAGGCTCTTGAGAAAAGAGTGTCAGACATGGAGGACGAGTTAAAG ATCTTAACAGAGCTCAAGTCAGACAACCAGAGGCTAAAGGATGAGAATGGGGCTCTCATTCGCGTCATCAGCAAACTGTCCAAATGA
- the LOC139908060 gene encoding synaptotagmin-2-like, with protein sequence MSGKWNLFKKKPEAMVAPEPTGASALTVTPAPVASISSDNSTEPVNKNDAFDEIKNKFLNEIDKIPLPSWAIIAIAVVAALLILTCCFCIIKKCCCKKKKNKKGKKGKGDMGMKNLKGGEKQQDDDDDEDDAEMGLTGDEKEEEVKEKEKLGKLQYSIDYDFQENKLTVGILQAADLLSMDSGGTSDPYVKVFVLPDKKKKFDTKVHKKTLNPVFNETFVFKIPFQEMGGKTLVMSVYDFDRFSKHDVIGEIKFPMNTLDLAKPIEEWRDLDSADQEEPEKLGDICISLRYVPTAGKLTICILEAKNLKKMDVGGLSDPYVKINLLQNGKRLKKKKTTVKKNTLNPYYNESFSFEIPLEQMQKIQAVITVLDYDKIGKNDAIGKIWVGSKSTGAGLKHWSDMLANPRRPIAQWHPLQPEEEVDAALAALNAKK encoded by the exons ATGTCAGGGAAGTGGAATTTGTTCAAGAAGAAACCAGAGGCCATGGTAGCTCCAGAGCCAACAGGGGCCAGTGCCTTGACTGTGACTCCAGCCCCTGTTGCGTCAATCTCTTCTGACAACTCCACTGAACCGGTCAACAAGAACGATGCCTTCGATGAGATCAAAAACAAGTTCCTGAACGAAATTGACAAGATCCCAC TGCCGTCCTGGGCCATCATTGCCATTGCTGTGGTAGCTGCTTTACTCATTCTGACATGCTGCTTCTGCATCATCAAGAAATGCTgctgcaagaagaagaagaacaagaagggCAAGAAGGGGAAGGGTGACATGGGAATGAAGAACCTGAAAGGGGGAGAG AAACaacaggatgatgatgatgatgaagatgacgcTGAGATGGGGCTCACTGGagatgagaaagaggaagaagtgaaggagaaggaaaagctTGGGAAGCTTCAGTACTCCATTGATTACGACTTCCAGGAAAACAAG CTGACTGTGGGAATCCTGCAAGCAGCAGACCTGCTCTCCATGGACAGCGGCGGCACCTCTGACCCCTACGTCAAGGTCTTCGTTCTccctgacaagaagaagaagtttgaCACGAAGGTTCACAAGAAAACGCTCAATCCTGTCTTCAATGAGACTTTTGTCTTCAAG ATTCCTTTCCAAGAGATGGGTGGGAAGACTCTGGTAATGTCAGTCTATGACTTTGATCGCTTCTCCAAACATGATGTCATCGGGGAGATTAAATTTCCCATGAACACCCTTGATCTGGCAAAGCCAATTGAGGAGTGGCGAGACCTGGACAGTGCAGATCAAGAAGAG CCGGAGAAGCTGGGTGACATTTGCATCTCTCTGCGTTACGTGCCCACTGCTGGCAAACTCACCATCTGTATTCTGGAGGCCAAGAACCTGAAGAAAATGGACGTGGGTGGACTGTCag ATCCCTACGTGAAAATTAACCTGCTGCAGAACGGCAAgaggctgaagaagaagaagaccacAGTGAAGAAGAACACTTTGAATCCTTACTACAACGAGTCGTTCAGCTTTGAGATTCCTCTCGAGCAAATGCAG AAAATCCAAGCCGTGATCACAGTGCTGGATTACGACAAGATCGGCAAGAACGATGCCATCGGGAAGATCTGGGTGGGAAGCAAGTCCACGGGGGCCGGGCTGAAGCATTGGTCCGACATGCTGGCCAACCCCCGTCGCCCCATCGCCCAGTGGCATCCACTGCAgccggaggaggaggtggatgccgccctggcagccctgaaTGCCAAGAAGTAA